A window from Primulina eburnea isolate SZY01 chromosome 2, ASM2296580v1, whole genome shotgun sequence encodes these proteins:
- the LOC140821191 gene encoding probable UDP-arabinopyranose mutase 5 isoform X2 — translation MRTPPTLVSLAIDSALNNFAHISDISFLPQHILLELVLNIEKSEKLNTGKEELLSVIDALNIQHIPVPVFPTPDITDDEVDIVVGALQPDLTSFMEEWSPIFSRFHLIIVKDPELKEDLKIPDGFNMDLYTKPDIDRVVGSSSSAISFSGYSCRYFGYLMSRKKYVICIDDDCIPARDSNGYIIDAVSQHITNLATPATPFFFNTLYDPFREGTDFVRGYPFSLRNGVDCGLSCGLWLNLADYDAPTQVLKPDLRNVRYVDAVLTIPSRTMMPVSGINIGVNSELVGPAMLPAFRLVKEGKLRWETVEDIWSGMCVKVVCDHLRLGVKSGLPYVWRKERGDAIESLRKEWDGVKLMEDVVPFFQSVRLSQEAVTAENCVAEIAASVKEKLGPVNPVFARAADTMVEWMKIWKRVRGPSRVQTQ, via the exons ATGAGAACTCCGCCCACACTTGTCTCACTGGCCATTGACTCTGCGCTTAACAACTTCGCCCATATATCCGATATCTCTTTTCTACCTCAGCACATTCTTCTCGAGCTCGTCCTG AACATTGAGAAATCTGAGAAACTGAACACTGGCAAAGAAGAACTTCTCTCTGTCATTGATGCTCTTAATATTCAACATATTCCTGTTCCTGTTTTTCCTACCCCTGA CATTACAGATGACGAGGTGGATATTGTGGTAGGCGCCCTTCAGCCAGATCTTACATCATTCATGGAAGAGTGGAGCCCAATTTTCTCCCGCTTCCACCTTATAATTGTCAAAGATCCTGAACTTAAAGAGGACCTTAAAATCCCAGATGGATTTAACATGGATCTCTACACAAAGCCCGACATAGATCGtgttgtgggctcttcatcaagTGCAATTTCTTTTTCTGGATACTCTTGTCGGTATTTTGGCTATCTTATGTCTCGTAAAAAGTATGTAATCTGTATTGATGATGACTGTATTCCTGCTAGAGATAGCAATGGGTATATAATTGATGCTGTCTCCCAGCATATTACTAACCTCGCAACCCCTGCtactccatttttcttcaataCTCTGTATGACCCTTTCCGTGAGGGAACTGATTTTGTTCGAGGCTACCCTTTTAGCTTAAGAAATGGGGTGGACTGCGGCCTTTCCTGTGGATTGTGGCTCAATCTAGCAGACTATGATGCTCCCACTCAAGTCCTAAAGCCAGATCTGAGAAATGTGAGGTATGTCGATGCGGTTCTTACCATACCATCAAGAACCATGATGCCCGTTAGTGGAATCAACATAGGTGTCAATAGTGAGTTGGTGGGACCGGCTATGCTTCCAGCTTTTCGGTTGGTTAAGGAAGGAAAGCTAAGGTGGGAAACGGTGGAAGACATATGGAGTGGGATGTGTGTTAAGGTAGTTTGTGATCACTTAAGGCTCGGCGTGAAAAGCGGGCTTCCCTATGTGTGGAGAAAAGAACGAGGCGATGCTATTGAAAGTTTGAGAAAAGAATGGGATGGAGTTAAGCTGATGGAAGATGTGGTTCCATTCTTTCAATCGGTAAGATTGTCTCAAGAGGCTGTTACAGCAGAAAATTGTGTAGCTGAGATTGCTGCGTCTGTCAAAGAAAAACTGGGACCAGTTAATCCGGTATTTGCTCGTGCTGCTGATACTATGGTGGAGTGGATGAAGATTTGGAAACGAGTGCGCGGACCCAGTAGAGTGCAAACCCAATAG
- the LOC140821191 gene encoding probable UDP-arabinopyranose mutase 5 isoform X1, whose product MSQISITDDEVDIVVGALQPDLTSFMEEWSPIFSRFHLIIVKDPELKEDLKIPDGFNMDLYTKPDIDRVVGSSSSAISFSGYSCRYFGYLMSRKKYVICIDDDCIPARDSNGYIIDAVSQHITNLATPATPFFFNTLYDPFREGTDFVRGYPFSLRNGVDCGLSCGLWLNLADYDAPTQVLKPDLRNVRYVDAVLTIPSRTMMPVSGINIGVNSELVGPAMLPAFRLVKEGKLRWETVEDIWSGMCVKVVCDHLRLGVKSGLPYVWRKERGDAIESLRKEWDGVKLMEDVVPFFQSVRLSQEAVTAENCVAEIAASVKEKLGPVNPVFARAADTMVEWMKIWKRVRGPSRVQTQ is encoded by the coding sequence ATGTCTCAAATTAGCATTACAGATGACGAGGTGGATATTGTGGTAGGCGCCCTTCAGCCAGATCTTACATCATTCATGGAAGAGTGGAGCCCAATTTTCTCCCGCTTCCACCTTATAATTGTCAAAGATCCTGAACTTAAAGAGGACCTTAAAATCCCAGATGGATTTAACATGGATCTCTACACAAAGCCCGACATAGATCGtgttgtgggctcttcatcaagTGCAATTTCTTTTTCTGGATACTCTTGTCGGTATTTTGGCTATCTTATGTCTCGTAAAAAGTATGTAATCTGTATTGATGATGACTGTATTCCTGCTAGAGATAGCAATGGGTATATAATTGATGCTGTCTCCCAGCATATTACTAACCTCGCAACCCCTGCtactccatttttcttcaataCTCTGTATGACCCTTTCCGTGAGGGAACTGATTTTGTTCGAGGCTACCCTTTTAGCTTAAGAAATGGGGTGGACTGCGGCCTTTCCTGTGGATTGTGGCTCAATCTAGCAGACTATGATGCTCCCACTCAAGTCCTAAAGCCAGATCTGAGAAATGTGAGGTATGTCGATGCGGTTCTTACCATACCATCAAGAACCATGATGCCCGTTAGTGGAATCAACATAGGTGTCAATAGTGAGTTGGTGGGACCGGCTATGCTTCCAGCTTTTCGGTTGGTTAAGGAAGGAAAGCTAAGGTGGGAAACGGTGGAAGACATATGGAGTGGGATGTGTGTTAAGGTAGTTTGTGATCACTTAAGGCTCGGCGTGAAAAGCGGGCTTCCCTATGTGTGGAGAAAAGAACGAGGCGATGCTATTGAAAGTTTGAGAAAAGAATGGGATGGAGTTAAGCTGATGGAAGATGTGGTTCCATTCTTTCAATCGGTAAGATTGTCTCAAGAGGCTGTTACAGCAGAAAATTGTGTAGCTGAGATTGCTGCGTCTGTCAAAGAAAAACTGGGACCAGTTAATCCGGTATTTGCTCGTGCTGCTGATACTATGGTGGAGTGGATGAAGATTTGGAAACGAGTGCGCGGACCCAGTAGAGTGCAAACCCAATAG
- the LOC140821202 gene encoding sterol 3-beta-glucosyltransferase UGT80A2-like isoform X4 gives MAAGLEFHPLGGDPKVLAAYMVKNKGFLSSEPSEIHLQWSQIKKIIFSLLPACTDPDPNTNISFKVDYIIANPPAYGHTHVAEALKVPLHIFFTMPWTPTSELPHPLSRVRQPVGYQPVEEPEKMTEIIVRALEITGQRGIITKAGVVWETEIIVQSLKSHVLHLACFL, from the exons ATGGCTGCTGGATTGGAATTTCACCCTCTAGGCGGAGACCCAAAAGTACTTGCTGCTT ATATGGTTAAGAACAAAGGATTCTTATCTTCTGAACCATCTGAAATACATCTCCAGTGGAGCCAAATTAAAAAGATAATCTTTTCCCTACTTCCTGCATGTACTGATCCTGATCCTAATACAAATATCTCATTCAAGGTAGATTACATAATTGCCAATCCACCTGCATATG GACATACGCATGTTGCTGAGGCACTCAAAGTACCACTGCACATATTTTTTACGATGCCTTGGAC GCCAACGAGTGAGCTTCCACATCCTCTTTCTCGTGTCAGGCAACCAGTTGGTTATCAA CCAGTTGAGGAGCCTGAAAAGATGACTGAAATAATTGTTCGAGCTCTTGAAATTACTGGACAACGGGGAATTATCACAAAGGCTGGGGTGGTCTGGGAAACTGAAATAATTGTTCAGAGCCTGAAAAGCCACGTCCTTCATCTGGCGTGTTTTCTATAA
- the LOC140821202 gene encoding sterol 3-beta-glucosyltransferase UGT80A2-like isoform X1: MAAGLEFHPLGGDPKVLAAYMVKNKGFLSSEPSEIHLQWSQIKKIIFSLLPACTDPDPNTNISFKVDYIIANPPAYGHTHVAEALKVPLHIFFTMPWTPTSELPHPLSRVRQPVGYQLSYQIVDAFIWLGIRDMINEFRKKKLKLRPMTYLSVSCNSSSVTPYGYIWSPHLVPKPKVEEPEKMTEIIVRALEITGQRGIITKAGVVWETEIIVQSLKSHVLHLACFL, translated from the exons ATGGCTGCTGGATTGGAATTTCACCCTCTAGGCGGAGACCCAAAAGTACTTGCTGCTT ATATGGTTAAGAACAAAGGATTCTTATCTTCTGAACCATCTGAAATACATCTCCAGTGGAGCCAAATTAAAAAGATAATCTTTTCCCTACTTCCTGCATGTACTGATCCTGATCCTAATACAAATATCTCATTCAAGGTAGATTACATAATTGCCAATCCACCTGCATATG GACATACGCATGTTGCTGAGGCACTCAAAGTACCACTGCACATATTTTTTACGATGCCTTGGAC GCCAACGAGTGAGCTTCCACATCCTCTTTCTCGTGTCAGGCAACCAGTTGGTTATCAA TTATCATATCAGATTGTTGATGCATTTATCTGGCTGGGAATACGTGACATGATAAATGAATTCAGAAAGAAGAAACTAAAACTAAGGCCCATGACCTATTTGAGTGTTTCCTGTAACTCTTCTTCAGTCACGCCATATGGATATATTTGGAGTCCCCACCTTGTTCCTAAACCAAAAG TTGAGGAGCCTGAAAAGATGACTGAAATAATTGTTCGAGCTCTTGAAATTACTGGACAACGGGGAATTATCACAAAGGCTGGGGTGGTCTGGGAAACTGAAATAATTGTTCAGAGCCTGAAAAGCCACGTCCTTCATCTGGCGTGTTTTCTATAA
- the LOC140821202 gene encoding sterol 3-beta-glucosyltransferase UGT80A2-like isoform X2: MAAGLEFHPLGGDPKVLAAYMVKNKGFLSSEPSEIHLQWSQIKKIIFSLLPACTDPDPNTNISFKVDYIIANPPAYGHTHVAEALKVPLHIFFTMPWTPTSELPHPLSRVRQPVGYQLSYQIVDAFIWLGIRDMINEFRKKKLKLRPMTYLSVSCNSSSVTPYGYIWSPHLVPKPKAS, from the exons ATGGCTGCTGGATTGGAATTTCACCCTCTAGGCGGAGACCCAAAAGTACTTGCTGCTT ATATGGTTAAGAACAAAGGATTCTTATCTTCTGAACCATCTGAAATACATCTCCAGTGGAGCCAAATTAAAAAGATAATCTTTTCCCTACTTCCTGCATGTACTGATCCTGATCCTAATACAAATATCTCATTCAAGGTAGATTACATAATTGCCAATCCACCTGCATATG GACATACGCATGTTGCTGAGGCACTCAAAGTACCACTGCACATATTTTTTACGATGCCTTGGAC GCCAACGAGTGAGCTTCCACATCCTCTTTCTCGTGTCAGGCAACCAGTTGGTTATCAA TTATCATATCAGATTGTTGATGCATTTATCTGGCTGGGAATACGTGACATGATAAATGAATTCAGAAAGAAGAAACTAAAACTAAGGCCCATGACCTATTTGAGTGTTTCCTGTAACTCTTCTTCAGTCACGCCATATGGATATATTTGGAGTCCCCACCTTGTTCCTAAACCAAAAG CCAGTTGA